The Desulfovibrio sp. sequence GCCATTGAGAGAATGTGTCTGACATGAGACGCCCCGGTCGGACAGGTGACGACATGCCTTTCGTAGAACTTCGCCCACTTCATGCTCTACGGTCTTGAACATCCCAGAGGAGGTGGCATGAACGGCCATGATTCCTCTTCCTGTCGCGTCTGCCACGGATGCCACGTGGATTTTGGCTCCGGAGAGGATGGCCAACTCCGCGGCCTGATCCAAGATCGCTTGTTGGTTTGTGGACGAGTCAACCGCCACGACGATGATGTCGAGCATGGAATATCTCCTCGA is a genomic window containing:
- a CDS encoding universal stress protein, with amino-acid sequence MLDIIVVAVDSSTNQQAILDQAAELAILSGAKIHVASVADATGRGIMAVHATSSGMFKTVEHEVGEVLRKACRHLSDRGVSCQTHSLNGLVSAQIISLASELKADLILVGHRHLTWIQRFFENSVGRDLLTNSPCNVLVVMGRKIEQ